One part of the Arachidicoccus terrestris genome encodes these proteins:
- the sucD gene encoding succinate--CoA ligase subunit alpha, whose product MSVLVNKDSKVIVQGFTGTEGTFHASQMLEYGTQVVGGVTPGKGGNTHLDRPVFNTVADAVKATGANVSIIFVPPAFAADAIFEAANAGIELIVCITEGIPVQDMVKVKSFLEGKTARLIGPNCPGVITAEQAKVGIMPGFIFKAGRVGIVSKSGTLTYEAADQVVKAGLGISTAIGIGGDPIIGTTTKEAVELLMNDDETDAIIMIGEIGGSMEADAAKWISQNNRKPVVGFIAGQTAPAGRRMGHAGAIIGGADDTAAAKMKILAENGVTVVASPADIGKTLAEVLAKAK is encoded by the coding sequence ATGTCAGTATTAGTAAATAAGGACTCAAAAGTAATTGTACAGGGATTTACCGGTACAGAAGGTACATTCCATGCCTCCCAGATGCTGGAATACGGCACACAGGTTGTCGGTGGCGTTACACCGGGGAAAGGCGGAAACACCCATCTGGATCGTCCGGTATTTAATACAGTGGCTGATGCCGTAAAAGCAACCGGCGCGAATGTCAGTATTATTTTCGTACCGCCCGCTTTTGCAGCAGATGCTATTTTTGAGGCAGCTAACGCCGGCATTGAACTGATCGTTTGTATCACAGAGGGTATTCCCGTTCAGGATATGGTAAAAGTAAAAAGCTTCCTGGAAGGTAAAACGGCCAGACTGATCGGACCGAACTGCCCGGGCGTCATTACGGCAGAACAGGCTAAAGTCGGTATTATGCCTGGCTTTATTTTCAAAGCCGGTAGGGTAGGGATTGTTTCTAAATCCGGCACCCTGACCTATGAGGCTGCCGATCAGGTGGTCAAAGCGGGACTGGGTATCTCCACTGCCATCGGCATTGGCGGTGACCCGATTATCGGAACCACTACTAAAGAAGCCGTTGAGCTCCTGATGAATGATGATGAAACAGATGCGATCATCATGATCGGGGAAATTGGCGGCAGCATGGAAGCAGATGCGGCTAAATGGATCAGTCAGAATAACCGCAAACCGGTCGTAGGCTTTATTGCCGGTCAGACGGCACCTGCGGGTCGCCGGATGGGGCATGCAGGCGCTATTATCGGTGGAGCAGATGATACCGCGGCTGCCAAAATGAAGATTCTGGCGGAAAACGGCGTTACCGTCGTCGCCAGCCCGGCAGATATCGGCAAAACACTGGCTGAGGTGTTGGCTAAAGCTAAGTAA